The region CTCCACAAGGGACAGTCGGAAAAATTATGACATTTATGCTCAACTGGCTTGCACCATACACATCTATTACAATTGCATTTGTAGCTATTTTCCAGCAAGGTTTTTTACCTGCACTGCCTTTCTTTGCTCTCGCAGGGTTCTGTTTTGTTACTTTTCTCAGACGGAGCATTAACACTGAGGTTAAATAATTCTGTAATATGCAGTTAGTATTTCATACCTTACAAACATTATCCAAAATGATTCACTGCCGCCGCATTATACTTTCAATTGTGGCTACGGCAGTGCTTATTTGTGGCTCAAGCTTACCACTCAAAGCTGAAACTAGCTGGACCACTATTGCAAAAGGGCTTGCTCTTACAGAAATTCCCGTTGACCGAAGCGGACTTTCGTCTTCTGTTATTACAGCGCTCAGAATTTCGCCGTCAGAATTTGAATTCATTTTGCTCATGCGCTCCAAAGAAGGTGATGCCTTTACGCCTGAGCAATGGGCAATGCGCTACAATCTTACGGCGCTCATCAATGCATCAATGTATCTTCCTGATAACTCGAAGAGCACTGGATACATGCGCGATAAACAGCATGTGAACAACGGGTTTATCCACCACAGCTTCGGGTCTTTTTTTGTTGCCAACCCAAGCAAAGCTAACATTCCTGTTGTTGATATTATTGACAGACACCAACAGCAGCACAACACGCTTTTGCCGAACTACACTACAGTCATCCAGAACTACAGGCTATTTTCTGCTGCACGAACGCCTCTTTGGCCTAAAAAAGCAAAGGAAACATCCATAGCAGCCGTTGCAAAAGATACAAGCGGCAATATCGTGTTTATACACTGTCGTACTCCAATGACGGTAAGAAATTTTACCAATCGGTTACTAGACTCCCATCTAAAGTTAGTCACAGCTATGTATGTAGAAGGTGGACCCGAAGCCAGCATGTATTTAAAAACATCGGATATTTCTCGAACTTGGGCAGGACGGTACATTGGAGATTTTTGGAACACAGAAAGTAAGCAATGGATTTTACCTAATGTCCTCGGCATTCGAGCAAAGACGCACCCATAGCCTCTTGATTTTGCATTCCGCCCTTGATAGTTTTTTTTCATCTCTGATAAACAGTTTTATACAGCCACTGTGTAAAATCTATTTTTGTCTAAAAAACGCTTCCACTTGGTTGCGCTACAAATACTTATATTAGCAGGAGAGCACACATGCCTCTGTATGATTTTGAATGTCAAAAATGCAAAGAAATTTTTGAAGAAATAGCTTCTTCCGACTGTACTTCAGGTGAAACATGTCCCGCATGCGGAAGCACAGACACAATTCGCATGGTCAGTGCTCCTAGTCCTATTCCTGGAAGCGGAACCGACCGTCTTCCAAGTACGCTTATGCGAGGTGGTGGCGCTAAATTTGAAAAAGTTCCAGTACCTAAGAAACCTATTCCTAAATCAACACCGAACTGCCCTTCAGGTGGATGTGGTAGCTGTCCCGGAAGTTCTAGTAACTAAAAAAAGCCGAAGCATTTGCTTCGGCTTTTTACTTTCTATAAAAATCTTCTTCCGCGGTTGCGCATCCTTCGCTGTCGAGTCTCAGAAGAATCCAACCTCTGCGGATCTACATGAACTAGAGCATCAGCGATGTCATAGTCACTCCCCTCAAGTAAAGCTTCTACCTTATCCGCAATCGCATGCCCCTCTTCAACTGAAATTGAGCCATCAACCGAAATATGCAGATCAACGAAGACTGCCACCCCTTGATACCGCGTGCGCAGTTTATGCACATCCAAAACACCTTCAACAGAAAGGGCGAGGTCTTGCAATTCTTTCGCAACCGTTTCCGGAACGCCTTTATCCACCAGCTCATTCACGGCTGGCAAAGTAATTTCCCACGCC is a window of Halodesulfovibrio sp. DNA encoding:
- a CDS encoding phosphodiester glycosidase family protein; translated protein: MQLVFHTLQTLSKMIHCRRIILSIVATAVLICGSSLPLKAETSWTTIAKGLALTEIPVDRSGLSSSVITALRISPSEFEFILLMRSKEGDAFTPEQWAMRYNLTALINASMYLPDNSKSTGYMRDKQHVNNGFIHHSFGSFFVANPSKANIPVVDIIDRHQQQHNTLLPNYTTVIQNYRLFSAARTPLWPKKAKETSIAAVAKDTSGNIVFIHCRTPMTVRNFTNRLLDSHLKLVTAMYVEGGPEASMYLKTSDISRTWAGRYIGDFWNTESKQWILPNVLGIRAKTHP
- a CDS encoding zinc ribbon domain-containing protein, yielding MPLYDFECQKCKEIFEEIASSDCTSGETCPACGSTDTIRMVSAPSPIPGSGTDRLPSTLMRGGGAKFEKVPVPKKPIPKSTPNCPSGGCGSCPGSSSN